The Streptomyces spororaveus genome includes a region encoding these proteins:
- a CDS encoding type IV secretory system conjugative DNA transfer family protein, with product MAFKALIGALVIALPLSTLAWLGGNATAWITNSGPWVPYQPAEALLHPERLWPPAGETSLLIGTRILPAMVLLALSVFRYLWWSRRRGASGKRKRVAGMAQRRDIEPLLAKAITAKARSLRPSLKDAKAIDASDTGVLLGNLQGSRSEVRMGFEDVAVAIMAPRSGKTTCLAIPAILAAPGPVLLTSNKAAGDAYTATLDARGEDGRTWSMDPQQIAHATREMWWNPLATAKSLDGAGRLAGHFLAASVDASQQGDFWSKAGSNILSQLFLAAALDERPITDVMQWLAFPADRRPLDILRDHGFSAVAAQLKGTVEGPPETRDGIYETARQYASALLNSEIAAWVTPQKGVAEFKPAEFVTSKDTLYLLSKDGGGGASALIAACADSVMRAATVQAERAGGRLDPPMLAILDEAANVCKISDLPDLYSHLGSRGIIPITILQSYRQGQKVWGDAGMDAMWSASTVKVIGSGIDDPDFADKLSRLIGDHDVETKSTSISDSGKSTSFSMRQERVLPADAIRALPKGTALCFATGMRAAMLDLRPWYLEPGADSLSATSAAASKGITDRAVAKAAPKKTDFGKAA from the coding sequence ATGGCCTTCAAGGCCCTCATCGGCGCCCTCGTCATCGCCTTGCCCCTGTCCACCCTGGCCTGGCTGGGCGGCAACGCGACCGCCTGGATCACCAACAGCGGCCCCTGGGTCCCTTACCAGCCGGCTGAAGCCCTTCTCCACCCCGAACGTCTCTGGCCCCCGGCAGGAGAAACGTCCCTGCTGATCGGCACCCGCATCCTCCCCGCCATGGTCCTCCTCGCTCTCAGCGTCTTCAGATACCTGTGGTGGTCCCGGCGCAGGGGCGCGAGCGGGAAGAGGAAGCGCGTCGCCGGGATGGCCCAGCGGAGGGACATCGAGCCGCTGCTCGCCAAGGCCATCACGGCCAAGGCGCGCTCCCTGAGGCCGAGTCTGAAGGACGCCAAGGCCATCGACGCCTCCGACACCGGCGTCCTGCTCGGCAACCTGCAGGGCAGCCGGTCCGAGGTCCGGATGGGCTTCGAGGACGTCGCGGTCGCGATCATGGCCCCCCGCTCCGGCAAAACGACCTGCCTGGCGATCCCTGCGATCCTCGCCGCCCCCGGCCCCGTTCTCCTCACCTCGAACAAGGCCGCCGGCGACGCCTACACCGCGACGCTCGACGCCCGCGGGGAGGACGGCCGGACCTGGAGCATGGATCCGCAGCAGATCGCCCACGCGACTCGCGAGATGTGGTGGAACCCGCTCGCCACCGCCAAGTCCCTCGACGGGGCAGGGCGGTTGGCCGGGCACTTCCTCGCTGCGAGCGTGGATGCTTCCCAGCAGGGCGACTTCTGGTCCAAGGCGGGCAGCAACATCTTGTCCCAGTTGTTCCTCGCCGCGGCCCTGGACGAGCGTCCCATCACCGACGTCATGCAGTGGCTGGCCTTTCCTGCCGACCGCAGGCCCCTGGACATCCTCCGCGATCACGGGTTCTCAGCTGTCGCCGCCCAGCTCAAGGGAACCGTCGAGGGCCCGCCGGAGACGCGTGACGGCATCTACGAAACGGCGCGGCAGTACGCGTCGGCGCTGCTGAACAGTGAGATCGCCGCGTGGGTCACCCCGCAGAAGGGGGTCGCCGAGTTCAAGCCCGCCGAGTTCGTGACCAGCAAGGACACCTTGTATCTGTTGTCGAAGGACGGAGGCGGCGGAGCCTCGGCGTTGATCGCGGCGTGCGCGGACTCCGTGATGCGGGCCGCGACCGTCCAGGCTGAGAGGGCTGGCGGACGCTTGGACCCGCCGATGCTGGCGATCCTCGACGAGGCCGCCAACGTGTGCAAGATCAGCGACCTTCCCGACCTGTACTCCCACCTCGGGTCCCGCGGGATCATCCCGATCACCATCCTGCAGTCCTACCGCCAGGGCCAGAAGGTCTGGGGAGACGCGGGCATGGACGCCATGTGGTCTGCGAGCACCGTGAAGGTGATCGGCTCCGGCATCGACGACCCGGACTTCGCCGACAAGCTGTCCAGGCTGATCGGCGACCACGATGTCGAGACCAAGTCCACGTCCATCTCCGACTCCGGGAAGTCCACCTCCTTCAGCATGCGGCAGGAACGGGTCCTGCCCGCCGACGCGATCCGCGCTCTCCCGAAGGGGACCGCGTTGTGCTTCGCCACCGGCATGCGTGCCGCGATGCTCGACCTGCGGCCCTGGTATCTGGAGCCCGGCGCCGACAGCCTGTCCGCCACCTCCGCAGCCGCCTCGAAAGGCATCACCGACCGCGCCGTCGCCAAGGCCGCCCCGAAGAAGACCGACTTCGGGAAGGCGGCGTAA
- a CDS encoding DUF317 domain-containing protein — MTSPDHVHHLVLDPARLHADWKINTDFLPDYWSATFTITTPVELVAGLADALIRPTPDEAQPTVSEILTGRGWAHTTDDSGTQTLTSPDGIVQAEQRVSSFIGVRGWEFVAARHHGEYGPEQLLWRAYLHEDTPAHLLTHLADALSTATPVLRSRFAIDDSVHLTQGTEFAIGGEVLAAHKQRLAEARRFRPKPRLTTTPAPPALPRTATPVRPAR; from the coding sequence ATGACCAGCCCCGACCACGTCCACCACCTCGTACTCGACCCGGCCCGCCTCCACGCCGACTGGAAGATCAATACCGACTTCCTCCCCGACTACTGGTCCGCGACCTTCACCATCACCACCCCGGTGGAACTCGTGGCCGGCCTAGCCGACGCCCTGATCCGCCCCACCCCAGACGAGGCGCAGCCCACGGTCTCCGAAATCCTCACCGGCCGCGGCTGGGCACACACCACCGACGACTCCGGCACCCAGACCCTGACCTCACCGGACGGCATCGTCCAGGCAGAGCAGCGCGTCTCGTCCTTCATCGGAGTCCGCGGATGGGAATTCGTGGCCGCGCGCCATCACGGCGAGTACGGCCCCGAACAGCTGCTGTGGCGGGCCTACCTCCACGAGGACACCCCCGCTCACCTCCTGACCCACCTCGCCGACGCCCTCTCCACCGCGACACCCGTTCTGCGCAGCCGGTTCGCAATCGACGACAGCGTGCACCTCACCCAGGGAACCGAGTTCGCGATCGGCGGCGAAGTCCTCGCCGCCCACAAGCAGCGCCTGGCCGAAGCCCGCCGCTTCCGCCCCAAGCCACGGCTCACCACCACACCGGCACCGCCCGCTCTCCCGCGCACCGCCACACCGGTCCGGCCCGCCCGATAG
- a CDS encoding DUF317 domain-containing protein produces MALPALGSPQPGPRHGCGGSALSQRPFISTRIDEPHSRIWFDTSPRHLAGRGDPRHITQALRAAGWSNHSDPDYPHVILSSPDQRYALALEPEPESYSKWWRISCTSDDENWYAQFGGNTPVEILAGFTDALLSPAPETAPDVWPILTAAGWTHVQDERGHEVAEHPDGIMQLRRWNTASSWDRGWNATALLPDGLGRVETVWEAYLGNAPHLVAAFATALADPAPVARAEFDVPHSGLVTQKPSSRQADELVKEHAARLARARATAVRGRRTALTTQPVTSSNPAAPVAAGRRR; encoded by the coding sequence GTGGCACTCCCTGCACTGGGAAGTCCGCAGCCTGGCCCGCGCCACGGCTGCGGAGGCAGCGCCCTGAGCCAGCGGCCCTTCATCTCCACCCGCATCGACGAACCGCACAGCAGGATCTGGTTCGACACCAGCCCCCGCCACCTCGCCGGCCGCGGCGACCCCCGCCACATCACCCAAGCGCTACGAGCAGCCGGCTGGTCCAACCACTCCGACCCGGACTACCCGCACGTGATCCTCTCCAGCCCCGACCAGCGCTACGCCCTGGCCCTGGAGCCGGAACCGGAGTCGTACTCCAAGTGGTGGCGGATCAGCTGCACCAGCGACGACGAGAACTGGTACGCCCAGTTCGGCGGCAACACCCCTGTCGAGATCCTCGCCGGATTCACCGACGCCCTCCTCAGTCCCGCACCCGAGACCGCACCCGACGTATGGCCCATCCTCACAGCCGCGGGCTGGACCCACGTACAGGACGAACGCGGACACGAGGTCGCCGAACACCCCGACGGCATCATGCAACTACGCCGATGGAACACGGCGAGCAGCTGGGACCGCGGCTGGAACGCCACCGCGCTCCTCCCCGACGGCCTGGGCCGGGTGGAAACGGTGTGGGAGGCCTACCTCGGCAACGCCCCCCATCTCGTTGCCGCGTTCGCCACCGCGCTGGCCGACCCCGCTCCCGTCGCACGGGCCGAGTTCGACGTCCCTCACAGCGGCCTCGTCACCCAGAAGCCGAGCAGCCGCCAGGCAGACGAACTCGTAAAGGAACACGCCGCGCGCCTGGCCCGTGCCCGGGCCACCGCCGTACGCGGGCGGCGCACCGCCCTCACCACGCAGCCCGTCACAAGCTCGAACCCGGCGGCGCCCGTCGCCGCCGGGCGCCGCCGGTGA
- a CDS encoding DUF317 domain-containing protein — protein sequence MKKTWTGWGPTADQPQQHYLVEPRHLGGGGDLRFVAEYLRASGWKDISRTGGPIVFDSPDRTVRVGFDPTSMPGGWTVSGQAVGQQPAWHATFTMAVPIEIVAGFTDTLTKHRSAHAPNVWAPLEENGWETERGQHFTAVSPDRNAWLQYHQSEPGQAHWWAGARTEHGRTWDAVFTPTTPMHLVQGFSAALSDPTPVMRQRGEVPATKWIRTTSVSVRPSELGGWQQARITAARAATWARNSWAAARPRQHTPTGPYTTAGGNKSRR from the coding sequence GTGAAGAAGACCTGGACAGGCTGGGGTCCGACTGCCGACCAGCCACAGCAGCACTACCTGGTCGAGCCCCGTCACCTCGGAGGCGGAGGCGACCTCCGCTTCGTCGCCGAGTACCTGCGCGCCTCCGGCTGGAAGGACATCTCCCGAACGGGCGGCCCGATCGTCTTCGACAGCCCCGACCGCACGGTCAGGGTCGGCTTCGACCCGACGTCGATGCCCGGCGGCTGGACCGTCTCCGGACAGGCAGTGGGGCAGCAGCCGGCCTGGCACGCCACGTTCACCATGGCCGTGCCAATCGAGATCGTCGCCGGGTTCACCGACACCCTAACCAAGCACCGCTCGGCCCACGCCCCAAACGTGTGGGCTCCTCTGGAGGAGAACGGGTGGGAGACCGAACGCGGGCAGCACTTCACCGCCGTCTCCCCGGACCGCAATGCCTGGCTTCAGTACCACCAGAGCGAACCCGGCCAGGCGCACTGGTGGGCCGGGGCCCGCACCGAGCACGGCAGGACCTGGGACGCGGTCTTCACCCCAACGACGCCGATGCACCTCGTCCAGGGATTCTCGGCCGCTCTGTCGGACCCGACCCCGGTCATGCGCCAACGCGGCGAGGTCCCCGCAACGAAATGGATCCGCACCACCTCAGTGTCCGTACGCCCCTCCGAACTCGGAGGCTGGCAGCAGGCCCGGATCACCGCCGCCCGCGCCGCCACCTGGGCCCGCAACTCCTGGGCCGCCGCCCGCCCCCGCCAGCACACCCCAACCGGTCCGTACACAACCGCCGGCGGGAACAAGTCTCGCCGCTGA
- a CDS encoding relaxase/mobilization nuclease, translated as MDTTSTHALAEALGRPVSDQEGLTTDGTIVAYWSQLDYFTDEDRIWTSLEWAQHLDESHREHPFAATYCGDPRVILHVSVRQHPEDRELTPAEWSEVGHRLARVSRIAPAGDPNPCRWIALRDLPHRLDLVANLVREDGVRAAVPRQLPHALAAECRRIEADLRLLSPPDHHAAPFKANMLAAARPTVEIPGTSFVADLPNGAHQHFAAARRLVEKAAHQLGSAPSGQPELAHQLEWIARRSHALESDLAEIVPGHPGTPAGVATTGVSAGLPPRATRRR; from the coding sequence TTGGACACCACGTCCACCCACGCACTCGCCGAGGCTCTGGGCCGTCCCGTCAGCGACCAGGAGGGTCTGACCACCGACGGCACGATCGTCGCGTACTGGTCGCAGCTCGACTACTTCACCGACGAGGACCGGATATGGACCTCGTTGGAGTGGGCCCAGCACCTCGACGAGTCGCACCGGGAGCACCCCTTCGCCGCCACCTACTGTGGTGATCCCCGCGTCATCCTCCACGTCAGCGTCCGCCAGCACCCCGAGGACCGGGAGCTCACGCCGGCCGAGTGGTCCGAGGTCGGCCACCGGCTCGCCCGCGTCTCAAGAATCGCCCCGGCAGGCGACCCGAATCCGTGCAGGTGGATCGCCCTCCGCGACCTGCCCCACCGCCTCGACCTGGTCGCCAATCTGGTCCGGGAGGACGGCGTCCGGGCGGCCGTGCCCAGGCAACTCCCCCACGCCCTGGCCGCGGAATGCCGGCGCATCGAAGCCGACCTCCGCCTTCTCTCCCCGCCAGACCACCACGCCGCCCCCTTCAAGGCGAACATGCTGGCGGCGGCACGGCCCACCGTCGAAATTCCCGGCACCAGCTTCGTGGCGGACTTGCCCAACGGGGCGCACCAGCATTTCGCCGCCGCCCGCCGTCTCGTGGAGAAGGCCGCGCACCAGCTGGGCAGTGCGCCGTCGGGCCAGCCGGAGCTCGCGCACCAGCTGGAGTGGATCGCCCGCCGATCCCACGCCCTTGAATCCGACCTCGCCGAGATCGTCCCCGGGCACCCTGGCACCCCGGCCGGAGTCGCCACCACAGGTGTCTCCGCCGGGCTCCCGCCCCGGGCCACCCGGAGGCGCTGA